A region of Necator americanus strain Aroian chromosome I, whole genome shotgun sequence DNA encodes the following proteins:
- a CDS encoding hypothetical protein (NECATOR_CHRI.G3086.T2): MLNCSLIPPPDLTVTSSILSIVLCYIIVFIIAFIGNFTMFLILCRNQWIKVRRVHSLLLQMNIAHLMVTLFYMPKEILHNYTIAWYGGDVLCRTCKFFDVFGIALSMNILICISLDRFYSIFFPLYAMRARKSVQKMVIVAWITSFATSAPQVVFYFSILNIVQVYFFPLIVTVVCYSLILWKISEESSAKKKETEAASDALLRRSGVNTLERARSRTLRMTFVIVVAFICCWTPYAIMMFLHFLTKTDWIPKDVRKFIYAFAVFNSAISPYLYGYFSFDVKKELKLLLTCSRNTASDRHLSCSANVVRSNTSQRIRKRSASATQLVPGSQEPVTPVLSSRGHSLRTAKKPCLITTSATTLSPQTAIRI; this comes from the exons ATGCTGAATTGCTCGCTGATACCGCCACCCGACTTGACAGTCACATCATCCATATTATCCATAGTGCTCTGCTACATCATAGTGTTCATCATAGCTTTCATCGGCAACTTCACGATGTTCTTGATCCTCTGCAG GAATCAATGGATCAAAGTGCGGCGGGTGCATTCTTTGTTGCTGCAGATGAATATCGCTCATCTAATGGTCACTCTTTTTTACATGCCCAAAGAAATTCTACACAATTACACGATCGCTTGGTATGGCGGCGATGTG CTATGTCGGACTTGCAAGTTCTTCGACGTATTCGGCATCGCACTCTCGATGAACATCCTCATCTGTATTTCACTCGATCGATTTTACTCTATATTCTTCCCTCTGTACGCTATGCGCGCTCGAAAAAGCGTACAGAAAATGGTGATCGTCGCCTGGATCACTTCATTCGCCACCAGCGCTCCTCAG GTAGTTTTCTACTTCTCGATTCTTAATATTGTACAAGTGTACTTCTTTCCGCTTATTGTTACCGTGGTCTGCTATTCTCTGATTTTGTGGAAGATTTCAGAAGAGTCGTctgctaagaaaaaagaaa ctgaGGCCGCTTCGGATGCACTGTTACGACGAAGCGGTGTGAACACTCTCGAAAGAGCGAGGAGTAGAACACTGAG GATGACATTCGTGATTGTTGTTGCATTCATTTGCTGCTGGACACCATATGCAATCATGATGTTCTTACACTTTCTGACTAAAACTGACTG GATCCCGAAAGATGTCAGGAAGTTTATCTATGCCTTTGCTGTGTTCAACTCAGCAATTTCCCCGTACCTCTACGGTTATTTCTCGTTCGATGTGAAGAAAGAACTCAAGTTGCTTCTCACTTGTTCTCGAAACACTGCTTCCGATAGGCATCTTTCATGTTCTGCTAATGTTGTCAG GAGCAACACAAGCCAACGGATAAGGAAGAGAAGTGCCAGTGCAACACAGCTGGTGCCAGGTTCGCAAGAACCCGTGACGCCGGTTTTGTCCAGTCGTGGGCATTCACTTCGTACTGCCAAGAAACCATGCTTAATTACCACCTCTGCCACTACACTTTCGCCACAAACGGCTATAAGGATATGA